The Flavobacteriales bacterium genomic sequence AAAAGGTAGTGAACGCTTTGATTTGGCATTCAATCCGGAAGGCGTGGAGGAAATGAACCGGAATATGCAGAACCTGAATGACGGCAAACCGCACCAACCTATACGGAAGGTTCGAGTTTACGAGGTGGGTGGTAAGTTCAGTGTAGGTCATGTTGGCAATAAGAAGGATAAGTATGTGGAGGCGGCTAAGGGAACTAACCTCTTTTTTGCCATCTATTGGAACGAAGAGAAACAGAAGAGAGAGTATGATACCATTCCGCTTAATCTGGTGGTGGAGCACCAAAAGCAGGTAGCGGGTTTGCCAAAGAAAGACCGCGCGCCCATTCCTCCCAATCCTGAAAAAGGCACATTCCTTTTTTCACTTTCACCCAATGACCTGGTATATGTGCCAACTGAGGAAGAAGCAGAGAATCCTGGAAAGGTTGATTTTAGGAATCTTAGTAATGAACAGATTGGAAGAATATATAAGATGGTTAGTGCTTCGTCATATCAATGTTTCTATATAAGGGCTGATGTTGCTACAACCATTGTAAACAAGCAGGAATTTACCCCATTAAATAAAATGGAAAGAGATATTGATGGAAATATGATTAAAGATTGTTGTTGGAAGTTAACTGTAGATAGGGTTGGAAGGATTACAGGATTTGTAAAATAGAAAGCAGTGATCAAGCGCACCCTTGCCATCACATCACCAGCTTACCTTTCGCTTCGCCAAAAGCAAATGGTGCTTGAAAAAAAGGATGAAGAGGGAGAGAAGGTCGAGAAAACCGTGCCGATTGAAGACATCGGAACATTGGTGTTGGAAGATCCACGCGTTACCATCACACACGGATTGATCGCTGCACTGCTGGCGAATAACGTAGCCCTCGTTACGTGCGATGAAAAGTACCACCCCACGGGCATGATGCTGAACCTGTGTGGCAACACCACGCAAGCAGAGAGTTTCCGGCAGCAGGCCGATGCCAGCCAGCCTTTGAAAAAACAACTTTGGCAGCAAGTGGTCAAAGCCAAGATTACAAACCAGGCCACCGTACTGGCAAATGCCGGCGGTGAAGTGCAAATGCTTTTGGAGGCTGCAAAAGGAGTTAAAAGCGGGGACGTGGATAACCGCGAAGGCATGGCCGCCATGTATTACTGGCCACGGTTATTTGAACGGTATCCCGGATTTACGCGGGGACGTGGCGCGGGGTATCCGAACAGCCTGCTGAATTACGGATATGCCATCTTAAGAGCGGTAACGGCTCGCAGCCTGGTAAGCAGTGGCTTGCTGCCTACGCTGGGCATTTTTCACCACAACCGGTACAACCAATATTGCTTAGCAGATGATATGATGGAACCTTACCGTCCGTTTGTGGACCAGTTGGTGGCTGGGATGGTTGAAGAAGAGAATGAGGTTCCTGACGTGTTGGGAAAATCACATAAAGAAAAGTTGCTGACCGTTCCTACCCTTACAGTTGTGATGAATGGGAAGCAACGTCCGTTGATGATCGCAGCTTCGGAGACATCCGCTTCTTTGTTACGCTGCTTCAATGGAGATCAACGCAAATTGATGCTGCCTGTATTGGAATGAAATGAGTGAACGGTTCAACGCCTACCGGATCATGTGGATGATGGTGTTTTTTGATCTGCCCACGGAAACCAAGCGGGACAGGCGCAACGCGGCCGGGTTTCGCAAGCGCCTGATCCAGGATGGCTTTACCATGATGCAGTTCAGCGTATATGTTCGCCATTGTTCCAGTTCAGAGAACATGGAGGTGCACAGAAAGCGAGTGAAAAAATCCTTGCCCCCCAAGGGAAGTGTGAACATACTCACCGTAACCGATAACCAGTTCGGGCGCATGGAAATCTTTTACAATACCAAACCCAGGGAAAAAGTAGAAGTGCCGCAACAATTGGAATTGTTCTGACCGCCGGTTCTCCTTCAAATTAGAAACAAAAAAAACCGGCCCTTTTACAGAGCCGGTTTGGATACCGATCCATTTTTTGCTTGGGTCATTTTACCTGAAATCCTTTACGCACAAGGCATATAGCCAAGTACGTTGGATCAGGTATGTCAAAGATCAATGATTGAAAGCAATTCACAACCAGATGCTTTGGAATCATTAAAAGATGCTGTTGGATCAGGTATGTCAAAGATCAATGATTGAAAGCAATTCACAACGGATCGGAACAACAACACCAACCCTGGCTAGTTGGATCAGGTATGTCAAAGATCAATGATTGAAAGCAATTCACAACCAATTGAGGTGACATCCACCGCACCTCCCGGTTGGATCAGGTATGTCAAAGATCAATGATTGAAAGCAATTCACAACTCGCCACGTTCACTTCACACCATGAACTCGTTGGATCAGGTATGTCAAAGATCAATGATTGAAAGCAATTCACAACTGTAATTCCCCGCCCCAAGATGTCGTGCAGTTGGATCAGGTATGTCAAAGATCAATGATTGAAAGCAATTCACAACCTGATGTCCATCATCATTTGTGATGATCACGTTGGATCAGGTATGTCAAAGATCAATGATTGAAAGCAATTCACAACTTCTTCCAATGGCATATTTGCCGGGACCGCGTTGGATCAGGTATGTCAAAGATCAATGATTGAAAGCAATTCACAACTGATCAGGTCAATGTTTTTTTGCACGGCATGTTGGATCAGGTATGTCAAAGATCAATGATTGAAAGCAATTCACAACTCATTGTCAATGATGATGGTATTCCGATCGGTTGGATCAGGTATGTCAAAGATCAATGATTGAAAGCAATTCACAACTGGTTACATCCGGTCGGGAAAACAGATCGGTTGGATCAGGTATGTCAAAGATCAATGATTGAAAGCAATTCACAACCAGGTGCTTTGGAATCATTAAAAGATGCTGGTTGGATCAGGTATGTCAAAGATCAATGATTGAAAGCAATTCACAACAGGAATATCAAATGATAGTCCTGCAACAATGTTGGATCAGGTATGTCAAAGATCAATGATTGAAAGCAATTCACAACCTTCACCCGCCTTCATTCCCGCCAGCTTCTGTTGGATCAGGTATGTCAAAGATCAATGATTGAAAGCAATTCACAACATCTTCAGCAACCATCTTTTGTGCAAGCCGTTGGATCAGGTATGTCAAAGATCAATGATTGAAAGCAATTCACAACTAGCGCTGGTATTACCATCGGCATCTATCTGTTGGATCAGGTATGTCAAAGATCAATGATTGAAAGCAATTCACAACCGGTTACACAAAGAAAGAGACGAACAACGAGTTGGATCAGGTATGTCAAAGATCAATGATTGAAAGCAATTCACAACTAAATAACCGGGTTGCATCCTTAAGAAGTTGTTGGATCAGGTATGTCAAAGATCAATGATTGAAAGCAATTCACAACGCGAATTTGCGGGCCGCATTTTTCTTATTGGTTGGATCAGGTATGTCAAAGATCAATGATTGAAAGCAATTCACAACCAGGTAATTTACCTCTACCTCCTTTACAAAGTTGGATCAGGTATGTCAAAGATCAATGATTGAAAGCAATTCACAACGTAAGAGTAACGACCGAAAATCCTTTCTGGGTTGGATCAGGTATGTCAAAGATCAATGATTGAAAGCAATTCACAACGGATTCATTTATTCCTTCCCAAATGGTAGGTTGGATCAGGTATGTCAAAGATCAATGATTGAAAGCAATTCACAACCTCCCTTGTGATATATGAACTGATCTGATCGTTGGATCAGGTATGTCAAAGATCAATGATTGAAAGCAATTCACAACTTTATTGCTTCGATCAGTTCTTTGGTGAGCGTTGGATCAGGTATGTCAAAGATCAATACCCATCGAAAGGAAAATACATTTCATTTCAGCGGAACTGCAAGCTATAAGATATACAGACGAAGGTACAACCTTCGCCTAACACTCAGGCAACTAGTCGTAAGTCTTTAGTCGTTAGTAGCAAGTCCAAAGATAGCCAGATGCCATTGATACGACCGGCAACAGCATACAGCAACAGCCAACAAAAAGAGTTCACTTGCTGCGATCATCTATCGTCTAAAATCTCACTTATGCTATTTAATGTCTTCCTTACCTTTACCGCTATGGGAGCACGCTATCGCATGCAGAAGTGAAGCAAAGGGAGGGTGAGATGGCACACACTGGCCAGTGCTTCATTTTATGTTCTCCAATGCCTGCTTGTCAGGAATGCCAATGGACTTTCCGTCCAGGTTGATGATGCCTTTCTTGTTGAATTCACTTAGGGTGCGCACCACAGACTCGTAGGTAGTGCCGCTCAAATTGGCGATGTCTTTTCTGGAAAGGGTATAGGTAAGTTGTTTTGAACTCCTTTCAATGCCGAACTTTTCATAGTTAAGTAAGATGGCCCGCGCGATGCGTTTCTTCACGCTGGTGTTGTACATTTCCCTGGAGTTTGCTTCCGAATGATGCAACTCTTCGGCAAAAAAGTTCATGAGATAAAAACAAAGCCCGTTATTGGCTTTTAATAATTTGTTGAATATCTCGTCAGGAATGAAGGTAACCGTGGTGTGGGTCAAAGCTGTTGCGGATACAGGATATTTGTGGTTTCCACCCAATCCACGGTGACCAAGGATTTCTCCATCGGTGGCCAGCCGCAGGAGTTGTTCTTTGCCTTTCCCGTAAGAAGCTATTACTTTAACTTTGCCTGTATCGATAACATACATGCCATTCACTTGTTGTCCTTCCTTGAATATCTTTTCTCCTTTCTGGAATTCAAAAGTTTTCTTGTACAATTCTATAAGCGGGTACCATTCGGGTCCGCAATGCTGATACAGGAAGGATTGGTTGTTCCCTGCCAATGTTTTCTGGGTTGATTTGGTCTTTTTCATAATCCTGTATGAAAGGAAATGCAGGTTAAAAGTTATGCAAATGTTCCGGGTTAGGAGTGAAAAAAACAAAGATTCCCCGGGATTTTTGTATCCATGAGCCCTTTCTATCGTCTAAAGTCTAACGTCTCACGTCTATCGTCTAAAGTCTCACATCTGATGTCCAAAGTCTTCCCTACCTTTATCACAACATGACACCATTCCCGGCATACATCGCCCTGATTTTCGGGATCACCACCCTGGTAACCGTATGCTGGTTTTTCCTGGCATCCCGGTCCAAAACGTTCCTGTTGGTTGCGGTGTGCTGGACCCTCCTTCAGGCTGTTCTCGGGTATGCGGGTGTGTATGAAGATGCGATGACGATCCCGCCGCGGATCATGGTGTTGGGTGTGTTGCCGGCCATCCTCATGATCGTGGTGGCGTTCAACACGCGCAAGGGAAGGATGTTCATCGACGGGGTTTCGCTGAAAACGCTCACTGCCATGCACACCATCCGCATTGCCGTGGAGGTGGTGCTGGCGTTGCTGTATCACCAGGGTGCCGTCTCGCGCTACATGACGTTCGAAGGAACCAACTTTGACATCCTGTCCGGACTCACAGCCCTGCCCGTTGCCGTGCTGGCTTTCCGTGCACATAAGTTGAACAGGAAAATGCTGCTGGTGTGGAACGTGGTGTGCCTGCTGTTGCTGCTGAATGTGGTGATCACGGCCCTGTTTGCGGTACCCACACCGTTCCAGCTGATTTCCATGAACCAGCCCAATGTGGCGGTGTTGTACTTTCCCTTCCACTTGCTGCCTACGGTAGTGGTGCCCCTGGTGTTGTTCGCACACCTGATTGTGATCAGGAAACTGCGGCGCATCTGATCCTTCCCGGTTAATCAGGATGCGTGTGGATGTTGCTGGCGCTTCGGAGCGAACAAGCGCCGGATCCTGAGTGTTGCAATATGAAAGATCAGGGTGATGGCCAGGAATTCCAGTAATTTCAGGAAAGAATAGAGGATGGAAACCAGCGGGTACGTCAGCGTTGACCAACTGCTTGGCAGGAAATCCCTGTGGAGGCTGGTTACCCATATCACGAAATATTCAAAGTAAAAAAGGGAGATCAGCCATGTGCTGATCAAGATCCGGAAGACAGAAGAACGCCGCAAAAAACGGAACCACAGCAACTGGGTTAACAGGAACCAACTGGCACCCAAACCTCCGTACGCGAACCAATACGGGCCGGTGAGCCGGCTCACAAAAACGCGTCTTTCGGTTTCATATGCAGGGGCCAGCAAATAGTGGCAAACCACAAGGAACCATAGCAAGCCGGCTATGGACACCACCCGGCAGGCGTCCCTGTCAAATGCAGCTTGCCATTCCTTTTGACGTAAATAACTTCTGGTTATGATATACAGCAGTGAATACAATCCGAAGCCCACCACCAGGTCGGAATTCAGGAAAACTTTCACGAGGTAAGCAGCCATCGTTCTTTGGCGATTGGGTCAGGCACTGATCTCCCAGACCAGAAATTTGCCGTTGATGTTTTTCATCACAATTTCTTTGACACGATGTCCTTTCAGGATCTTGAACACCCACATGGGATCCTGTCCGAGTGCCACGCGCATGTCCATCGAGAACTGTTCCTGATCATTGATATCTACCTGATCGAGGCCGTTCATCAGTTCACGCACCGTTTTAAAAATACCGGATGCATCGGTGGAGCGTTCATGGCGTGCGGACCGGGTGAAGAACAGGGTCTGGTTGTCTGTGTATATTTCAATGCCCGGCGCCAGCGCTTCCATCATGGTTTCGTTGTCGCCAGATGTGAGTGCGTGAAGGGTGTTTTCAAAAGATGGAAGATCGGGTACTTTGGTGTTTTCTTTCGGATAAACATTCATGATTTTGATGCTTGACAACCGACCGTCAAGATCAATCTCGAAAGAGAAATTTGTGTGTTCATACTCCCAGCGGTCTCCGTATTCGCCGGCGCTTTCCTTGCTGCCGGGGCGACCGGCGATGCGTTTCACTTCCGATGCAGGCATGCCGAGTTTCAGTCCTTTGAATCCCGGATCCATTTCACTGTTGGTGCCGGTGAACTGGATGGACCAGATCACAGCGGTATCTTCCGGCGCATACTCAAAGATCATGTAGGCGGTGGAGTCAGGAGAAACAATGTGCGCCTGGTATTCATATCCGTCATCAAATTTGCCTTTTTCCAGGACGGCGCCGAATTCATTTTCCGATGTTTTCCTGAATTGGCCCAGCCTGAAGCCGTTCAACTCGTTCACGAATTCCTGCGCGTTCAACAGGGTACATGCACACAAAAGGGAGAGTAAAAAGATTGATTTTTTAGTCATGATCGTATCTGTTAATTGTAAAACATCAGCTGCATCCGCCACACCCACTGCACCCGCCACATCCGCTACATCCACTACATCCACTGTCACCACTGCACCCGCTGTCTCCGCCGCATCCGCTTCCATGACCGGAGTCATATGAGCTGTCGAAGGAACCGGAGTCAAAGTCGTACCAGTATCCGCATCCGCTGCACCCGCTGTCGAAACCTTTTTGCTGTTGTTCGAATTCTTCCATCAGGTGCCGGTCGATCTGTTTCAGCAAATCAAAGTCGATGTTGGGTATGAGAAAAATGTTGCCTTTGATTGTCAACAGCAGTTCCAACGCCTTTCTTTTGTCGTTGTGGATGAGGTTGGGGAGTTCTTTTTCCAGTTGATTCATGGCACCATCGATCTGCTGTTTTGCTTTTGTGCCCGAAGCTGTCAGGCGTAGCCTACCGAGAAAGAAATGCGGGAGACCTCTTTTGAAGTGACCTTCCAGACCGGGTGATGTCAGAAGATGTTTATTAATGAATTTGAGCCGGTCACCGGCATTTTGCACGCCGATGGTCACCAGGTGCTTGAACAGGATGCGGATGGTTTTGCTTTTTATGTACGGTGCCAGGAAAACCATTTCGTGCGGCATGGCCTTGTATGATTCCAGGTTTTTTCCCGCAACGATGTACATGTTGGTCCGCTCTCTTTCCCTCGGATGGGCCTTGCTCTTGGCATAGGTGATGCGCAATACCCGCTTGAGCAGAAGGTCCATAAATGTAAACTTCAGGATGTCGCGCAAACCGGCATCGTCCTGTCGCTGGATCAGCAAGGTTTCGGCAGGGGTGAGGGTCGACAGCAATTCCATCAGTGCAACTTGAATGTGGGTTTGGGCAGCACCCAGTTCCGGTGTCGGTTCACCCGGGTGAAGTTCAATTCCCCGAAACGAATTTTGCTTGATGGCCAGATGTCCTCAGGGGCTTCGTCCTTAAAAACTTCCGCATAGCGCTTTTTGGTTTCGGCGTACCAATCGTTGTATTTGTCCTTTTCCGCCTGGCCTCCTTTGGTGGGACCGTGATGAATGTCGCGACCGAGAAGGTTTTTGCACATGTCAATCCAGTAGGAGCGGGTATAAATCAGGTGGAGATGCCAGGCCTGGTCTACCTGGTCGGAGGGGGTCAACGGGTGATCGGTGATGCAGAGCAGGAAGATGAATTTTTTATACTCTTCTGTGGTTCTGATGGCGTACTCGAGTGGCCATCCGTTCTCGCGTGCCAGGCGGTCGGTGAAGGTGAATTCGGATGTGTCGTCGTCGATCTCAAACGCGTGGATACGGGTCCAGAGTCGGGTTTGCTCTTCAGTCATCAGGGGTAATCAACTGGAATGTGAAGATATCTGTTTATGTGTTATATGCGTTCTCCTCTGGTATATCATTTGTGTTTTTGTCATCTGCTCCTTTCCTCCTTTACCCCTTTACCCCCTTACTTCTTTACTTCCTTACTTCTTTACTTCCTTACTTTTTTACTCCTTTACTTCTTTGCTCTTTTTCCATTTTCCCTTGCCCTTGCTCTTGCTCTTGCTCTTGCTCTTGCCCTTGCTCTTGCTCTTGCTCTTGCCCTTGCCCTTGCCCTTGCCCTTGCTCTTGCCCTTATTCCCCATCCTTCATCTTCATCCATTCCCTGATCACCTGTTCCAGTGCCTTCTTTTTCTTTTCAATGTCCTTCATGTCGGTGAACATTGCCGAGCGTGCCACTTCTCCGTCGCCTTCCAGCAGGCCGGATTTGTCGGGGATGCTGGCCCCGTAATGGAACATCAGGCTCACGTGCTTTTTGGCATTCATGAAGAAGGAAGCGATGTTGCCTTTGTAGACGAAGGTGGGCGAACTCCATTTCACATCTTCGGTGATGGCATCGCTCACGTTCAGGATGATCTCCCGCACCCGTTGAATTTCAGGTGTCAGCGGGTTGTTCTTTTTTGCGATGAGCTCGTCGACTTTTTTGTTGTAGGTAGGCATGGGTGTAGGGGTTGAATGTTGTGGCAATTTAATGCATCGAAATCATATCACCACCTTACGTCCGGTATACAACCGTGTTGTATATCATCCGGTCGTAGAAGCGTGTGGTGTTGGTTTTCAAGACATCTAAATATTTGACGTAAATGAACGCTTTCTGCACTCATGTTCATTTTTTGTAATAAAATGGACAAATGGTTTGGAGGATTTAAAAAATGAACATATTTTTGATATATGTCCAAAAATGTCCAATAAATGAACAAGTCAAAAACAGTGAAGTTTGATCGCAATATTCCATTTAACGACTTGCCAGATTTGCCACCCTCTGAAAAGATAGTTGATAAAGAGGTTCTAAGCAAATGGGGTTTGGCATCAAGAGCATTGGCTGAATTAAATGGAAACACTAAGCGAATGCCCAACCCATTGATGCTTGTTAACACCATTTCTTTACAGGAAGCACAAAGTTCCACTGCCATTGAAAATATCTTTACCACGGAAGATGAACTATACAAAGCCGTATCAGACACGGTTAAGGAAAATACAGCAAACCCAGCTACGAAAGAGGTATTAAGGTATAGGGAGGCATTGTGGGAAGGCTACAACACATGGGTTAAAAAGAAAACATTTGATAAGTCAGTTGCGGTAAAAATATTTCGGCAGATAAAAAATACCCGGCAAGGTATTCGTCCACCTCAATCACAAGTGGTAATTAAAAGAGGGCAAAGTGAATTCAAACCGGGAGAAATAGTTTATACACCACCACGTGGATCGGGAATTATAGAGGATAAGCTGGATAACCTTTTTCAATTTTTCAAATCAAATAGTACATTCGATCCATTGTTGAAAATGGCAATTGCACACTATCAGTTTGAGGCAATACACCCATTCACGGATGGAAACGGAAGAGCGGGACGTATACTAAATCTGCTATACCTGGTAGACCAAAACCTGTTATCCCATCCTGTTCTCTATTTGAGTAAGTATATCATTCATCACAAGGATGAGTATTATCACTGCCTGGCTGGAGTTACTCAAAGAGGCGCATGGAAACCCTGGCTTTTATATATGCTCGGTGCTGTCCATCAAACAGCACAGCTAACCAATCAGAAAATTGATGAGATTTTGGAGCAAATGGCAGCAACGTACAAGTACGCAAATGCCAAGGTGAAATGGTATACTTATGAATTGAATCAGGCACTATTTTCACAACCTTATATCAAACAAAAGTTGGTTGGAGAAATACTGGGCGCTCGGAGTAGAACAACCCTTACCAAGTACATGCTTCAGTTGACGGACTTGGGCGTGTTATCCGCGCAGGTGGATGGCAGAGAAGTATATTACGTCAACGATGATCTTGTTCGGATTCTTCAATCCTGATCGGTACTCGTTAATGTCATTTCGGGATATATCGGTAAGATTCTATTTTCAAATAATATGATATTCTTGGAAAAATGAGAGCGGGAATTGTTTTAATACTTATTACATTGATGGTTGTCCCATCTTTTGCCCAGGACAACCCCGGCGATCAATACCCCATTGATATCAAAATGCAACATTGCCTGGATACCGATTCCAATCAAACAACCTACGGCATGTGTCAATGCAGT encodes the following:
- the cas1 gene encoding type II CRISPR-associated endonuclease Cas1 — its product is MIKRTLAITSPAYLSLRQKQMVLEKKDEEGEKVEKTVPIEDIGTLVLEDPRVTITHGLIAALLANNVALVTCDEKYHPTGMMLNLCGNTTQAESFRQQADASQPLKKQLWQQVVKAKITNQATVLANAGGEVQMLLEAAKGVKSGDVDNREGMAAMYYWPRLFERYPGFTRGRGAGYPNSLLNYGYAILRAVTARSLVSSGLLPTLGIFHHNRYNQYCLADDMMEPYRPFVDQLVAGMVEEENEVPDVLGKSHKEKLLTVPTLTVVMNGKQRPLMIAASETSASLLRCFNGDQRKLMLPVLE
- the cas2 gene encoding CRISPR-associated endonuclease Cas2 codes for the protein MSERFNAYRIMWMMVFFDLPTETKRDRRNAAGFRKRLIQDGFTMMQFSVYVRHCSSSENMEVHRKRVKKSLPPKGSVNILTVTDNQFGRMEIFYNTKPREKVEVPQQLELF
- a CDS encoding Crp/Fnr family transcriptional regulator; translation: MKKTKSTQKTLAGNNQSFLYQHCGPEWYPLIELYKKTFEFQKGEKIFKEGQQVNGMYVIDTGKVKVIASYGKGKEQLLRLATDGEILGHRGLGGNHKYPVSATALTHTTVTFIPDEIFNKLLKANNGLCFYLMNFFAEELHHSEANSREMYNTSVKKRIARAILLNYEKFGIERSSKQLTYTLSRKDIANLSGTTYESVVRTLSEFNKKGIINLDGKSIGIPDKQALENIK
- a CDS encoding DUF1801 domain-containing protein gives rise to the protein MPTYNKKVDELIAKKNNPLTPEIQRVREIILNVSDAITEDVKWSSPTFVYKGNIASFFMNAKKHVSLMFHYGASIPDKSGLLEGDGEVARSAMFTDMKDIEKKKKALEQVIREWMKMKDGE
- a CDS encoding Fic family protein; this encodes MNKSKTVKFDRNIPFNDLPDLPPSEKIVDKEVLSKWGLASRALAELNGNTKRMPNPLMLVNTISLQEAQSSTAIENIFTTEDELYKAVSDTVKENTANPATKEVLRYREALWEGYNTWVKKKTFDKSVAVKIFRQIKNTRQGIRPPQSQVVIKRGQSEFKPGEIVYTPPRGSGIIEDKLDNLFQFFKSNSTFDPLLKMAIAHYQFEAIHPFTDGNGRAGRILNLLYLVDQNLLSHPVLYLSKYIIHHKDEYYHCLAGVTQRGAWKPWLLYMLGAVHQTAQLTNQKIDEILEQMAATYKYANAKVKWYTYELNQALFSQPYIKQKLVGEILGARSRTTLTKYMLQLTDLGVLSAQVDGREVYYVNDDLVRILQS